Proteins encoded within one genomic window of Halocatena marina:
- the lysS gene encoding lysine--tRNA ligase has product MTPEPEGHETDESEDQERLPPSDEDPLTPSEADPESDESAEDQHRVYWADTVADKIEARNPDEPIIVKGGVSPSGVPHIGHLNEIIRGYLVAEVLRERGYEVDQVFTSDDKDRLRGMPRTLASLDWEIVGLGDVDAGALGQNLGKPLTDVPDPFGCCESFGAHQTKLLSKSAEAMGVPIEILSNTELYAEGAFEAVTRELLEQRERAYELLSAYQDKVDESYVPFSPQCSECGHLTETVTGIDLDAGTVDYVCESIEAGNQIIEGCGHEGTATFREGKLPWRFEWPAQWKVLGVDFEPFGKDHAEGSWPSGEEIARELLDSEPPVPMVYEWFTYNGEALSSSSGHILTVRDVLSILEPEVFRYFFTKDPNRARDFDVRRLDQLVDEFDRFESIFFDEVETTDRESALADRAYPMVVEESRDERVRIPYTFAAVLGMTDDENLRETMARRSGHLPDDASVSVIDDALSRVENARNWAVQTDNEYNYRLAETLPEVSVSDPETAALSALAEFIEQENPDGEALQAQIYDCARENDVDVSRFFELGYRLFLDQPDGPRLGPFLAAMNQNFVLERLRRESIEQ; this is encoded by the coding sequence ATGACGCCAGAACCCGAAGGGCACGAAACAGACGAAAGCGAGGATCAAGAACGGCTTCCACCGTCGGACGAAGACCCGCTCACCCCATCGGAAGCAGACCCAGAGAGCGATGAATCCGCAGAGGACCAGCATCGGGTGTATTGGGCCGACACAGTCGCTGATAAGATCGAAGCTCGCAATCCAGACGAACCGATCATCGTCAAGGGTGGCGTCTCTCCGTCCGGTGTCCCTCACATTGGCCACCTGAACGAGATTATTCGGGGATATCTGGTGGCCGAGGTGCTCCGTGAGCGGGGCTACGAAGTTGATCAAGTGTTCACGAGCGATGATAAAGACCGGCTTCGTGGAATGCCGCGAACGCTCGCTTCACTCGATTGGGAGATCGTCGGTCTCGGTGACGTCGACGCAGGCGCACTCGGACAGAATCTCGGCAAGCCGTTGACTGACGTGCCGGATCCATTCGGCTGTTGTGAGTCATTCGGTGCCCATCAGACCAAGCTGCTGAGCAAAAGCGCCGAAGCAATGGGGGTCCCGATCGAGATACTCTCAAATACTGAACTGTATGCGGAGGGTGCGTTCGAAGCTGTGACACGCGAGTTGCTCGAACAACGTGAACGCGCCTACGAACTGCTATCTGCGTATCAGGACAAAGTCGACGAATCGTACGTTCCGTTCTCTCCGCAGTGTTCGGAGTGTGGGCATCTGACCGAGACAGTCACCGGTATTGACCTCGACGCTGGAACGGTCGATTACGTCTGTGAGTCGATCGAAGCGGGGAACCAGATCATCGAAGGCTGTGGGCACGAAGGAACGGCAACGTTCCGAGAAGGAAAGCTCCCGTGGCGATTCGAGTGGCCAGCCCAGTGGAAGGTGCTGGGAGTGGACTTCGAGCCGTTCGGAAAAGATCACGCCGAAGGCTCGTGGCCAAGCGGGGAGGAGATCGCTCGTGAACTACTCGACAGCGAACCACCCGTTCCGATGGTGTACGAGTGGTTCACCTACAACGGAGAAGCGCTCTCATCCTCGTCTGGACATATCCTCACGGTGCGTGATGTGCTCTCGATCCTCGAACCCGAGGTGTTTCGCTACTTCTTCACGAAGGATCCGAATCGGGCCCGCGACTTCGACGTGCGGCGGCTCGATCAGCTCGTCGACGAGTTCGATCGTTTCGAATCCATATTTTTCGATGAAGTCGAAACGACCGACAGAGAGAGCGCGCTTGCAGACCGCGCGTATCCGATGGTCGTCGAAGAAAGTCGAGATGAACGGGTGCGCATTCCGTATACGTTCGCCGCCGTGCTCGGGATGACCGACGACGAAAACCTGCGAGAAACCATGGCCCGCCGAAGCGGACATCTCCCTGACGACGCGTCTGTGTCGGTCATCGATGACGCGCTCTCGCGGGTCGAGAACGCTCGAAACTGGGCGGTGCAGACGGACAATGAGTACAACTACAGACTCGCCGAAACGCTCCCGGAGGTCTCGGTTTCCGATCCAGAGACGGCGGCACTCAGTGCTCTTGCTGAGTTCATTGAACAGGAAAATCCAGACGGGGAGGCACTTCAGGCACAGATCTACGACTGTGCCCGAGAAAACGACGTCGATGTGAGTAGGTTTTTCGAACTCGGCTATCGACTTTTCCTCGATCAACCAGACGGGCCCCGTCTTGGACCATTCCTCGCAGCAATGAACCAAAACTTCGTACTCGAACGGCTGCGTCGAGAATCAATCGAGCAGTAA
- a CDS encoding class I SAM-dependent methyltransferase, with protein sequence MVDWLESPTALSEQYADATNLNARIALHEQYSTAETGLREWQFDQLARDAVDVLAVGCGPADLWAENCERIPSAWSVTLTDFSRGMIEDAHENLADCDRTFAFGAADVARLPFEDDSFDAVTANHMLYHVPDREDAIAELRRVLRPDGTLYATTNGEQNMVELYDVLEAVLGERPARATAFTLENGGSQLEQHFDDVRIRRYEHSLAVTDPDAPVAYALSRDDVDHSLASDLHEAFAEAFENKEGDHDSDGGDDDDGVFHITKSVGMFRASS encoded by the coding sequence ATGGTTGACTGGCTCGAATCGCCCACCGCACTCTCTGAACAATACGCAGATGCTACGAATCTGAATGCTCGCATCGCGCTTCACGAACAGTATAGCACTGCTGAGACTGGCCTTCGAGAGTGGCAGTTTGATCAGCTCGCTCGTGACGCTGTCGACGTTCTCGCTGTCGGGTGCGGCCCAGCGGATCTCTGGGCCGAGAACTGCGAGCGAATTCCATCAGCGTGGTCAGTGACGTTGACAGACTTCTCTCGAGGAATGATCGAGGATGCCCATGAGAATCTCGCTGACTGTGACCGGACGTTCGCGTTCGGAGCGGCTGACGTTGCTCGTCTGCCATTCGAGGACGACTCTTTCGACGCGGTGACGGCCAACCACATGTTGTACCATGTTCCGGACCGCGAGGACGCTATTGCCGAACTGCGACGCGTTCTGCGACCTGATGGGACACTTTATGCCACAACGAACGGCGAGCAAAATATGGTCGAGCTGTACGACGTGCTCGAGGCTGTGCTCGGTGAACGGCCCGCACGCGCAACGGCATTTACGCTCGAAAACGGTGGCTCACAACTCGAACAACACTTCGATGACGTTCGGATTCGGCGATACGAGCACTCGTTGGCTGTCACTGATCCCGACGCGCCAGTCGCATACGCCCTCTCGCGTGACGATGTCGATCACTCGCTTGCGTCGGATCTCCACGAAGCGTTCGCAGAAGCGTTCGAGAATAAGGAGGGTGATCATGACAGTGACGGTGGCGATGACGATGATGGAGTGTTCCACATTACCAAAAGCGTCGGGATGTTCCGTGCGAGCTCGTAG
- the pyrH gene encoding UMP kinase, producing MRAIVCVGGSVLAPDLDGERVRSYADCVESLLASGHEIGLVVGGGRVAREYIETARDLGANEIALDQIGIDVTRLNARLLIAALEEVAAPTPFETYEDAAAALRWGDVPVMGGMIPGQTTDAVGAALAETVDADLLVYATSVAGVYSADPNEDPDATHYDELTTSDLVDIIADIEMNAGSNAPVDLPAAKLIQRSGTRTIVLNGADPETVRQAVESGEHDGTEVVP from the coding sequence ATGAGAGCAATCGTTTGTGTCGGTGGGAGTGTTCTCGCACCGGATCTCGACGGTGAGCGGGTGCGATCGTACGCCGACTGTGTCGAATCGCTCCTCGCTTCGGGACACGAGATCGGTCTCGTCGTGGGAGGTGGACGCGTCGCTCGCGAGTATATCGAAACCGCTCGAGACCTTGGCGCGAACGAGATAGCGCTGGATCAGATCGGGATCGACGTTACGCGACTCAACGCTCGTCTTCTCATCGCCGCCCTCGAGGAAGTGGCCGCGCCAACGCCGTTCGAGACGTACGAGGACGCTGCCGCTGCGCTTCGATGGGGTGACGTTCCGGTCATGGGTGGAATGATCCCCGGACAGACGACCGACGCTGTCGGGGCTGCACTGGCAGAAACTGTCGACGCTGATCTGCTCGTCTACGCGACGAGCGTCGCTGGCGTATACAGTGCGGACCCGAACGAAGATCCCGATGCGACTCACTATGACGAACTCACCACGAGTGATCTCGTCGACATTATCGCAGATATCGAGATGAACGCCGGGAGCAATGCACCGGTCGACCTCCCCGCAGCGAAGCTCATCCAGCGTTCTGGAACTCGAACAATCGTCTTGAACGGAGCCGACCCCGAAACAGTCCGACAGGCCGTCGAATCGGGAGAGCACGACGGCACAGAGGTCGTTCCATGA
- a CDS encoding antitoxin VapB family protein, whose translation MGIANEQIRVSETVKHEINRRRREGESYNDVLERILAEEDTGNFYDGFGRWSNETAEHIREERRKAKETRKRRIRERAEETT comes from the coding sequence GTGGGAATCGCGAACGAACAGATCCGAGTCAGTGAGACGGTGAAGCACGAGATCAACCGGCGAAGGAGAGAGGGTGAGAGTTACAACGACGTGCTTGAGCGCATCCTCGCCGAAGAGGACACAGGGAACTTCTATGATGGATTCGGTCGATGGTCTAACGAGACAGCCGAACATATCCGTGAAGAACGGCGCAAGGCAAAGGAAACGCGAAAACGCCGGATACGTGAGCGGGCTGAGGAGACTACATGA
- a CDS encoding PIN domain-containing protein gives MKILDATFLIDYLDGREVTRTFYEKNGGDDIRWVAPLPAFAEVLVGEGNLSDGDIDDARADLAWVDVYPVDEHTAVMAGTIVDEIAPGGPYLDSPDALIAAVGRELDAPVVSGDDDLTHPKTKQVVDVEEYR, from the coding sequence ATGAAGATCCTCGACGCTACATTTTTAATCGATTACCTTGACGGCCGCGAGGTGACTCGCACGTTTTACGAGAAAAACGGTGGTGACGATATCCGTTGGGTCGCCCCGCTTCCAGCGTTCGCCGAGGTGCTCGTCGGCGAAGGAAACCTCTCGGACGGAGACATCGACGACGCCCGCGCCGATCTAGCATGGGTTGATGTCTATCCCGTTGATGAGCACACAGCTGTCATGGCAGGAACAATCGTGGACGAAATTGCACCAGGCGGACCATACCTCGACAGCCCAGACGCGCTGATCGCAGCGGTCGGGCGCGAACTCGACGCGCCAGTGGTTTCCGGAGATGATGACCTCACCCACCCGAAGACCAAACAGGTCGTCGATGTCGAGGAATACCGATAA
- a CDS encoding site-2 protease family protein, protein MVDTLWLALGGLVIYMIIVATAQKRGLLPPQVRAQGPITTLHTQYGKVLLDRLASPKRFWRAWGNFGVGISLVMMVGVFLMVILAGVQAVSNPQPTAVSEPQNVLVIPGVNDFLPLAVAPEIVFGLLLGLVVHEGGHGLFCRVADIDIDSMGLALLAIIPIGAFVEPKEESRIKADRGSQTRMFAAGVTNNFAISVLGFMLLFGPVIGSIGVAPGAPVGDIVPGSPAANADIDRGDRITAINNESIANASELDQRLTEVQDKQVEVTVDDGENERNVTVTRELFLTHSTPSVVEGVNTSGPPPHIQEIGGEPVSTRAELHSRLEANPKTTVTTDKGSFELIAGAYVGQMEEGGPLANQVDAADAEVVITRIGGERIVTSNDLTRALSDTSPGDTVNVTAFVNGTPQQYNIALTNGPGEHGYLGINVQRGTGGIVADDFGVFVYPSQQFLTALGGNGPIGIEEFISKSVSVLFLPLAGAVGISQYNFAGFIDPITNFYTVSGPLGFFGDGVFLLANILFWTGWININLGFFNCVPAYPLDGGHILRTSTEALVSRLPISNGRIVTRTITTVIGLSMFTGLMLMVFGPQLFA, encoded by the coding sequence ATGGTCGATACGCTCTGGTTGGCCCTTGGCGGTCTTGTGATTTATATGATCATTGTAGCGACCGCCCAAAAGCGAGGATTGCTTCCCCCGCAAGTTCGCGCGCAGGGACCGATCACGACGCTTCACACGCAGTATGGGAAAGTGCTCCTCGATCGACTCGCCAGTCCGAAACGATTCTGGCGTGCGTGGGGGAATTTCGGCGTTGGGATCTCGCTCGTCATGATGGTCGGTGTGTTTCTGATGGTGATTCTCGCGGGCGTACAGGCAGTGTCGAACCCACAGCCAACCGCCGTGAGCGAACCGCAAAACGTGCTGGTCATCCCGGGCGTAAACGACTTCCTCCCGCTGGCAGTGGCACCGGAAATCGTCTTCGGGTTGCTCCTCGGATTGGTCGTCCACGAAGGAGGCCACGGCTTGTTCTGCCGGGTTGCTGACATTGATATCGACTCGATGGGGCTCGCGTTGTTGGCGATCATTCCCATCGGTGCGTTCGTCGAGCCAAAAGAAGAGAGCAGAATCAAAGCAGACCGAGGGAGCCAGACGCGGATGTTCGCTGCTGGTGTGACAAATAATTTCGCCATCTCGGTGCTCGGCTTCATGCTTCTGTTTGGTCCCGTTATCGGATCGATCGGCGTTGCACCGGGTGCGCCTGTCGGGGATATCGTCCCCGGCTCACCAGCTGCAAACGCGGATATCGATCGGGGGGACCGTATTACCGCGATCAATAACGAGTCAATCGCTAATGCCTCCGAGCTTGACCAGCGACTCACCGAAGTTCAGGACAAACAGGTAGAGGTGACGGTTGATGACGGAGAAAACGAACGGAATGTCACAGTTACCCGCGAGTTGTTCCTGACACATTCGACACCGAGCGTCGTGGAGGGCGTCAATACGAGTGGGCCACCACCCCACATTCAGGAGATCGGCGGAGAGCCGGTTTCGACCCGAGCGGAACTGCACAGCAGGCTCGAAGCGAATCCGAAGACGACGGTGACCACCGACAAGGGAAGTTTCGAATTAATCGCCGGGGCGTACGTCGGACAGATGGAGGAGGGAGGCCCGCTTGCGAACCAAGTTGACGCTGCTGATGCCGAGGTCGTCATCACCCGCATTGGTGGTGAACGGATCGTTACATCGAACGACCTCACGCGAGCACTGTCTGATACGTCACCCGGAGATACTGTCAACGTGACAGCCTTCGTCAATGGCACACCACAGCAGTACAACATAGCGCTCACGAACGGCCCCGGAGAGCATGGCTACCTCGGTATCAACGTCCAACGTGGCACTGGTGGGATTGTCGCAGACGACTTCGGTGTGTTCGTCTATCCCTCCCAACAGTTCCTCACTGCACTCGGTGGGAACGGTCCGATCGGCATCGAAGAGTTCATCAGCAAGTCCGTGAGCGTCCTGTTCCTTCCACTTGCCGGAGCTGTGGGGATCTCCCAATACAACTTCGCAGGCTTCATCGATCCGATCACGAACTTTTATACAGTCAGTGGACCGCTCGGCTTTTTCGGTGACGGAGTGTTCCTTTTGGCCAATATCTTATTCTGGACCGGATGGATCAACATCAATCTCGGCTTCTTCAACTGCGTTCCTGCGTACCCATTGGACGGTGGCCACATCCTGCGGACGAGCACCGAAGCACTCGTCTCGCGGCTCCCGATCTCGAACGGTCGGATAGTGACCCGAACCATCACGACCGTCATCGGTCTGAGTATGTTCACTGGACTGATGCTGATGGTGTTCGGGCCACAACTGTTCGCTTGA
- a CDS encoding ribonuclease H → MAAYGRPTLRDLFDESPTPHIAHPPRTHHRDFYIASDGSFSDSGGGLGVIIETRDGERVARRSLPDDVPDNNVAEYRALHLGLDILDARTPKNTRVGVLIDHDDLAANVNRATIAAKQPTIGPPHPFSIPTMTRYHWRGIRARIAGFQELRAARIDSGENPAHPLANAPEQYAHVNREPDRCMLPPKPIEETVQQFPPPSRANRQRHASD, encoded by the coding sequence ATGGCCGCATACGGCCGGCCGACCTTGCGAGACCTGTTCGACGAATCGCCGACTCCTCACATTGCGCATCCGCCGCGCACCCATCATCGAGACTTTTACATCGCGAGCGATGGCTCATTCAGTGATTCAGGTGGAGGACTTGGTGTCATCATCGAAACCCGCGACGGCGAGCGTGTCGCCCGTCGATCACTTCCCGATGATGTCCCTGATAACAACGTCGCCGAGTATCGCGCGTTGCATCTCGGACTGGATATTCTCGACGCACGTACTCCCAAGAATACGCGTGTCGGAGTCCTCATTGATCACGACGACCTCGCCGCGAACGTCAATCGGGCTACAATTGCTGCAAAGCAACCCACGATTGGCCCGCCGCACCCATTCAGTATCCCAACAATGACGCGATACCATTGGCGAGGAATCCGTGCTCGAATCGCGGGCTTCCAAGAGCTCCGTGCCGCCCGCATCGACAGCGGTGAAAATCCCGCCCATCCGCTCGCAAACGCACCCGAACAGTACGCACACGTCAATCGAGAACCTGACCGCTGCATGCTTCCGCCAAAACCCATCGAGGAAACCGTACAGCAGTTCCCTCCCCCATCGCGCGCGAATCGCCAGCGCCACGCCAGCGATTGA
- a CDS encoding heme-binding protein — MPEAPQTDEGWYALHDFRTIDWDAWRSAEERKRERAIESGVGFLQTHEALEDADDGGTAVFSVLGHKADILILHLRPETTHLDTAERRFEQTAFAEFTEQVSSYVSVTEVSGYMSQEYFESGEVADSGMARYIRSRIEPDIPESEHVCFYPMDKRREEDNWYDLPFDERADLMANHGEIGRKYAGKVTQIITGSIGFDDYEWGVTLFADDPTDIKHLLYEMRFDPSSSRYADFGPFYFGRRFPPTDLGAILAGEPVPASTDDETNSENELSEELDRFGVSIETTEDAFGVIVPCEAATEAVTEAVDGLRGNFEHYDSHIETAVHGGNSPTVVSLWTTNRAADTAAGFLEDLPGASEATVGSLTGKTNAADASETTDREHETDQSDIEDEVREELESLDIYAGKPHGEDVYAMVLYSTAPVSEVDAAVSDLRDGFDRYDTHVETGVYRARERDRAAVVSIWETQRAADTAGGYLADLPGIVARAGDTSETGDDPMQESGFGTMGMFYSVKPEHREDFVGKFETVGDVLTDLDGHLETDLMVNVDDENDMFIASQWRSKEDAMDFFRSDAFRDTVKWGRDILTDRPRHVFLA, encoded by the coding sequence ATGCCCGAAGCACCGCAGACCGACGAGGGTTGGTATGCGCTTCACGATTTTCGGACTATTGATTGGGACGCGTGGCGATCAGCAGAGGAGCGCAAGCGCGAACGGGCCATTGAGTCCGGTGTCGGATTCTTACAGACACACGAGGCGCTCGAAGACGCAGACGACGGTGGGACGGCTGTTTTCTCCGTGCTCGGTCACAAGGCCGACATCTTGATTCTTCACCTCCGACCAGAGACAACGCACCTCGACACCGCAGAGCGTCGGTTCGAGCAAACAGCGTTCGCCGAGTTCACCGAGCAGGTTTCCTCGTACGTCTCTGTGACTGAAGTCTCGGGATACATGTCGCAGGAGTATTTCGAGAGTGGAGAAGTGGCTGACAGCGGGATGGCCCGCTATATTCGCTCGCGCATCGAGCCGGATATCCCAGAGTCAGAGCACGTCTGTTTCTACCCGATGGACAAGCGCCGCGAAGAGGACAACTGGTACGACCTCCCATTCGACGAGCGTGCAGATCTCATGGCAAACCACGGCGAGATTGGCCGGAAGTACGCCGGAAAGGTGACACAGATCATCACAGGGAGTATTGGTTTTGATGATTACGAGTGGGGCGTCACCCTGTTTGCCGACGATCCAACCGACATCAAACACCTCCTCTATGAGATGCGCTTCGATCCCTCTTCGTCCCGGTATGCCGACTTCGGACCGTTCTACTTCGGACGACGCTTCCCGCCGACTGATCTCGGTGCTATTCTTGCTGGCGAACCCGTTCCAGCATCGACAGACGATGAGACCAACAGCGAAAACGAGCTCAGCGAGGAACTCGATCGGTTCGGTGTGTCAATCGAGACGACAGAGGACGCATTCGGCGTTATTGTCCCGTGTGAAGCCGCCACAGAGGCAGTGACCGAAGCGGTCGATGGGCTTCGTGGAAACTTCGAGCACTACGACAGCCACATCGAAACGGCTGTCCACGGCGGGAACAGCCCAACTGTCGTCAGTCTGTGGACGACCAACCGCGCAGCAGACACCGCCGCCGGATTCCTCGAAGACCTTCCGGGTGCAAGCGAAGCGACGGTCGGCTCCCTCACAGGAAAGACGAATGCAGCGGACGCGAGTGAAACCACAGACCGAGAACACGAGACAGACCAGAGCGACATCGAAGACGAAGTCCGCGAGGAACTCGAATCGCTCGACATCTACGCCGGCAAACCTCACGGCGAGGACGTCTACGCAATGGTGCTCTACTCGACAGCACCCGTAAGCGAAGTCGATGCTGCGGTTTCAGATCTCCGCGACGGGTTCGATCGCTACGACACGCACGTTGAGACAGGCGTCTACCGCGCGCGTGAGCGCGATCGCGCGGCCGTCGTCAGCATCTGGGAGACACAGCGAGCAGCCGACACCGCCGGTGGCTACCTCGCGGACCTGCCGGGAATCGTCGCTCGCGCAGGTGATACGAGCGAAACCGGTGACGACCCAATGCAGGAGTCCGGATTCGGTACGATGGGAATGTTCTACAGCGTCAAACCCGAACACCGAGAGGATTTCGTCGGGAAGTTCGAGACAGTCGGTGACGTGCTCACGGACCTCGACGGTCATCTTGAAACCGATCTCATGGTTAACGTAGACGACGAAAACGACATGTTCATCGCTAGTCAGTGGCGATCGAAGGAAGATGCAATGGACTTCTTTCGCTCAGATGCCTTCCGCGACACCGTCAAGTGGGGACGTGATATTCTCACAGATCGTCCGCGACACGTCTTTCTCGCCTGA